In the genome of Siniperca chuatsi isolate FFG_IHB_CAS linkage group LG14, ASM2008510v1, whole genome shotgun sequence, the window CCAAAACATAGGGGATCGACCCTCACCTCGTTATATGCAGTCTTTGATACTCActcaaaaaaaaacacatgcacttCACATTGGAATAAGAAACAACCAGACAATTGCAGGTGCCATTTCCTGGTTTCTTATTGATTATAGATTATAAATTAAGATTATTTGATATATGCTAACTAATCTGTGATCTGAATAATAAATGAATCGTGAAATTTTTGCTTGAAACTGTATCAGCCAAAATTCCTCttactttttcctctcttcatttTGAAGTGCTCAGTCCATTTGAATTTTTCCACATAATGTTAATTTTTAGCATTTAGACATTTTCTCATTGCCGTTAAGCAGCAAACAGAATTTTTCCATCCAGTCACAGTTGGTGACACCTGCGGTGGATCTATAACAGGTCTAGGTTCAGTATAAGAATCACTGTGTGTTGGACCGCAATCCCTTTGAAAACCGTTACTAAATGAAATATGAGTCACTCTCTACAtactcaaacaaaaaataactttcaaattaaaggattaaatatatacaaacatgAATGCAAGAGAAATGCTTTGCCgcctgtgttttcatttccagTGTTGTCTTAAAAAAAAGGTGCAGGCCTGTGCCTTTTTATGTGAGAAATGAGACATGCTCCATGTGATCACTTAAACTGTAGTATCACTGCAACATGCTGTGCACAGCTGCTGTTGTTCTTCTGAAAGGCTCAGTGCGTGCTCTACAATCTCCACTAAAAGACATGATACGTTTTATGCCATTATCGAGgcagtgaaattaaatgtaaaaaacaaaacaataatccaAAAGATTATTTCACTTTGTATCAAATAAAGTATTTCCTTTGAAGCTTCTCATTAAGGTTTTGACTAAACATCATTAGCAAGTCTTAAATCAAGGCTTATATCCTACTCTGCTAGCTTTTGTTGATATTTTGCTCCATTGTACAGTTTATACATAtacgtgtgtatgtatgtttaccATGGAGAGGCCCGTTCTTCTGGTACAAGTTGCTAGGCAGCGTGTGTCTGTCCCACTCAGACGGCTTAAGCATACGTTCTTGTTTGGAGGGGGTGAGCTGCTCGCTGTACTCCCAGAAGTAACGGCGCTTGCCTCTCTTCCGGCTGGAGACTCCTGCTGTCAGGCCTTTAATGTCCTCCATCAACTCCATGTCACAGCCTGGCGGAGGTGGGAGAGAACGCAAGAGAAGAATAGGGAGGAAatcaaagcaacagaaagacagaaaaggaaaattaaGGGGAAATGCAGACAGGTaattaaataagcaacaaaTTACTCAAATAATGACCAGTGATTGGTTACACGTGCTAACCAGAAACAGGAAGATGACGGGTTGCTACCTGGCTCAGAGAAGGCGTCACTCATGTCGTCATCTTTATCTGCTTCGTagtcttcatcctcctcctcatcctcctcctcttcattctCAGACAGCTCATGTTCGCTGCCGAAACCCTCATCATGGTCTTCGTCATCTAGCTCCAGCCCATCGGCTTCCTCCTCTTCCGCCTcttcctcgtcttcctcctcctcgtcctcctccagcAGGGAGTGGGCTCTGCCAGCCAGTCTGCTGCGGGTCAGGAACAGAGAGTAGTTGTGTTCCTCCTCCTTGCTCTTCTCCGTACCCTCGACTACCAGAACGCCGCCGCTTGCCCCCGCCACACTATCACTGCCGCTGACCAGCCCAGATGTGCTGCTCTCCAGAGCCTGGCTTGCCTCAACCAGTTGAGGCATGGTAGCAGACCAGCCTACAGGCATCTCTCTCTTTGCTGTCCcctctgtcctcttttcaaAGCTCGTCAGGCTGCCAGAGCCACCGGCTGCAGCACCAGGAAGTCCCACCAAGATGGCGCTCGCTGAAGTGGAGGCATTCTCATCTTGGGGCTGGGAGAGAGGTAGAGGGGGATCTGACCTCTCAAAATCCGTCTGGGGGGGCTTGTCAGGCTGAGTTTTAGGCACAGTACTCACACGGACTTTAGCCTTCCGCACAAAGTCAGAGCCGAGAGAAGTTGGGGCTGCCATCTTCGCTCCTCGCCCCTGGGGCTTGGTTTGAGCTTGGCCGTGGTCCTGGGTGAGACTGAGGTGGTTCTGTGTCTTGGCCATAGTCTCAGTGCTGGAGGGGACAGGTCTGGTGGCTTTTTGGGAGCCTTCTGGAACATCTGGGAAAAGGCTGCGGGAAGGACGGGAAGAGGATGTGGAGCTTGGGGAGGGCCGTGCTTGGCCAGGGACCAGGGGTCTCTTACTGTGACAGGGAAGCTGGGACAGCTGAGGCTGGAGGGCAGGCAGGACCAGGTCAGCAGGGGGGTAGAGCGCCTCACACACAGGCTGCGAATCTTCGCTGTTGAGCTGAGCCAGCGTTGGGGTTTGACTAATCACTTCCTCGTCCTGGTAGGGACTAGAGAAGTCGTCCAATCCAAGGAAATCCACCTCTTTGGTGCCCCAGATGTCACAGCTGGCCAGCCGTGTGTATCTGCCAAGCACAGAGACATGCAGTTCTATCAACAGTGAAAGCTTTCATTGCCTTGTCAATATATATAGCctttaaaatgtaacataatgTTTCCTGAATTTGGTCTAAATTTGAATTtgtataaaaaaacatgaatatataTGAATGAGATGTAAAAGTTGGTAAATCAATAAAGAGAAGATGTGAAAAAGGTTGATGCAAGTGAACATTTTCCCCCGTTTTCTTTTGCATGTTTGAAATTCACAAAATAGAGAACATAATAGATGTAAATAGTGCTGCATTAGGtaattaaatgattagttgatcgacagaaatgtaatctgtaacaatttttgcaagtcatttttcaagcaaaaatgccaaaaaataatgAGGACAACATACAAATAAATCCAAGAAGCAAACAGAGAGCTCAGAGGCTGTCTTAGCACTATATCAGGAAGTTACAGGTTTGACACCCACACAGACATGGCTTTAATCTCTTTTATGAGGGGGAAACTTGCCAGGTGAAGAAAACAACTGTTTGGTGAAATCACAGTAAGGACATCACATCAGAGCTACCAAACAGTAGCATGGGACCAATCTGGACAGTCAAGTTTATTAAAGAATGACTCACTCATTAGCCAAAAGATACAGCACTCTCATCTGTTCTGCTTAAACATGACCTAAATCAACCCTGTTAGAAGCAGATTTCCACAACCCTGCAACAGCCAGCACTATTCCGCCTGTTTTAATAGCCTTTAGACTTCAGAAACTATTGTCTGCCCTCAGCTGACACTCAACATCAGAGGAGAGAGTACCTTTTGGCAGCAAAGCATCAAGATAGCTGCAGGACAGACAGAGCATCACCTGCAATCTCAGGGGACTGCAGCAGCCAGCTGCTTTGTTGTTTACTGGCCTCTTAAACC includes:
- the crebrf gene encoding CREB3 regulatory factor, which translates into the protein MPQPSVSGMEPPFADAFQNYSFADQALTSTDLLATSSDPDFMYEVDRDMTHQQSPCRDSMVGVGDGGKDVEGCVDQLMSLGECETVCSSSVFEQWDSYWEDLTRYTRLASCDIWGTKEVDFLGLDDFSSPYQDEEVISQTPTLAQLNSEDSQPVCEALYPPADLVLPALQPQLSQLPCHSKRPLVPGQARPSPSSTSSSRPSRSLFPDVPEGSQKATRPVPSSTETMAKTQNHLSLTQDHGQAQTKPQGRGAKMAAPTSLGSDFVRKAKVRVSTVPKTQPDKPPQTDFERSDPPLPLSQPQDENASTSASAILVGLPGAAAGGSGSLTSFEKRTEGTAKREMPVGWSATMPQLVEASQALESSTSGLVSGSDSVAGASGGVLVVEGTEKSKEEEHNYSLFLTRSRLAGRAHSLLEEDEEEEDEEEAEEEEADGLELDDEDHDEGFGSEHELSENEEEEDEEEDEDYEADKDDDMSDAFSEPGCDMELMEDIKGLTAGVSSRKRGKRRYFWEYSEQLTPSKQERMLKPSEWDRHTLPSNLYQKNGPLHGKYMLKKSRRTDVEDLTPNPRKLLQIGTELRKLNKVISDLTPVSELPLTARPRSRKEKNKLASRACRLKKKAQYEANKVKLWGLSTEYDRLLFVINAIKEEIVARVEDSSPRPTNMNDTLEHLIQETLVAPPVAGQTSDFVNKILENTGRGDPTGGLVGLRVPTSKI